A stretch of the Enterobacteriaceae bacterium ESL0689 genome encodes the following:
- the entA gene encoding 2,3-dihydro-2,3-dihydroxybenzoate dehydrogenase EntA codes for MAEFDFHGQTVWVTGAGKGIGYATALAFAAAGARVTGFDLRFAGEDYPFATEVVDIADPDQVAEVCARLLPALTRLDVLVNAAGVLHPGATDELSQQAWQHTFAVNVGGAFNLFQQTMAQFRRQQGGAIVTVSSDAAHIPRLGMSAYGASKAALKSLALTVGLELASSGVRCNLVSPGSTDTDMQRMLWMSDDAEQRRISGSVAQFKLGIPLGKIARPQEIASTILFLASHHASHITLQDIVVDGGSTLGA; via the coding sequence ATGGCTGAGTTCGATTTTCACGGGCAGACGGTATGGGTGACCGGTGCCGGCAAAGGCATTGGCTACGCCACGGCGCTGGCATTTGCCGCGGCCGGTGCCAGGGTGACGGGGTTTGATCTCCGCTTTGCCGGTGAGGATTACCCTTTTGCGACAGAAGTCGTGGATATTGCCGATCCAGACCAGGTCGCCGAAGTCTGCGCGCGTCTGTTACCGGCACTGACACGCCTGGATGTGCTGGTGAATGCGGCCGGTGTTTTACATCCTGGTGCGACGGATGAACTGAGCCAGCAGGCGTGGCAACACACGTTTGCGGTCAATGTCGGCGGGGCCTTTAATCTGTTTCAGCAGACAATGGCTCAATTTCGTCGTCAGCAGGGCGGCGCGATTGTCACGGTCTCTTCAGATGCTGCGCATATTCCGCGTCTGGGGATGAGCGCCTATGGCGCATCAAAAGCGGCCCTGAAAAGCCTGGCGTTAACCGTCGGACTGGAGCTGGCGAGCAGTGGTGTTCGCTGTAATCTGGTTTCGCCAGGCTCTACCGATACCGATATGCAGCGGATGTTATGGATGAGTGATGATGCTGAACAACGCCGGATCAGCGGTTCCGTTGCGCAGTTTAAGCTGGGGATCCCGCTGGGCAAAATTGCCCGTCCGCAGGAGATCGCCAGCACGATTTTATTTCTCGCTTCCCACCATGCCAGCCATATTACATTGCAGGATATCGTGGTGGATGGCGGTTCAACTCTGGGAGCCTGA
- the ahpC gene encoding alkyl hydroperoxide reductase subunit C, producing MSLINTKIKPFKNQAFKDGKFIEVTEKDTEGRWSVFFFYPADFTFVCPTELGDLADHYAELQKLGVDVYSVSTDTHFTHKAWHSTSDTIAKIKYAMIGDPTGTLTRNFDNMCEEEGLAHRATFVIDPQGIIQAIEITADGIGRDAADLLRKVKAAQYIAAHPGEVCPAKWKEGDATLAPSLDLVGKI from the coding sequence ATGTCCTTAATTAATACCAAAATCAAGCCATTCAAAAACCAGGCGTTTAAAGATGGTAAATTCATCGAAGTGACCGAGAAGGATACCGAAGGTCGCTGGAGTGTTTTCTTCTTCTATCCGGCTGATTTCACGTTTGTCTGCCCGACTGAACTGGGTGATCTTGCTGATCACTATGCTGAACTGCAGAAACTGGGTGTTGATGTCTACTCTGTCTCAACCGATACCCACTTTACCCATAAAGCCTGGCACAGCACTTCTGATACCATCGCCAAGATCAAATATGCCATGATTGGTGACCCGACTGGCACCCTGACACGTAACTTCGACAATATGTGCGAAGAAGAAGGGCTGGCTCATCGTGCCACTTTCGTTATCGATCCTCAGGGCATCATCCAGGCTATCGAAATCACCGCGGATGGTATTGGCCGTGATGCCGCTGATTTGCTGCGTAAAGTCAAAGCTGCACAGTACATTGCCGCTCACCCTGGTGAAGTTTGCCCGGCTAAATGGAAAGAAGGTGATGCTACTCTGGCACCATCACTTGACCTGGTCGGTAAAATTTAA
- a CDS encoding isochorismatase family protein, with protein MTIPQLQAYALPEARDIPPARVHWPFDPCRSALLIHDMQDYFIRFWGPDNPMMATVVANIAALRDFCRQQGIPVYYTAQPQQQSDQDRGLLKDMWGPGLTRSPEQQQVVAALTPTDEDTVLVKWRYSAFQRSPLETMLKEAGRDQLIITGVYAHIGCMTTATDAFMRDIKPFFVADALADFSREDHLMALKCVASCSGRVVMTETLLSALPASKQALRALILPLLDESEQPMDDENLIDYGLDSVRMMTLAARWRKVHSDIDFVMLAKNPTLDAWWALLSREVNHG; from the coding sequence ATGACCATTCCGCAATTACAGGCATACGCCTTACCCGAGGCCCGCGATATTCCGCCCGCCCGGGTTCACTGGCCTTTTGATCCTTGCCGTAGTGCGCTGTTAATCCATGATATGCAGGACTATTTTATCCGTTTCTGGGGGCCGGACAACCCGATGATGGCGACGGTGGTCGCGAATATCGCCGCCCTGCGTGATTTCTGTCGACAGCAGGGCATTCCGGTATATTACACCGCCCAACCGCAGCAACAGAGCGATCAGGATCGCGGGTTGCTGAAGGATATGTGGGGGCCGGGGCTGACCCGCTCGCCGGAACAACAACAGGTGGTCGCGGCGCTGACACCGACCGACGAGGATACGGTACTGGTAAAGTGGCGTTACAGTGCGTTTCAGCGTTCACCGCTAGAGACGATGCTTAAAGAGGCCGGACGTGATCAACTGATTATCACCGGCGTCTATGCTCACATTGGCTGTATGACCACCGCCACTGACGCTTTTATGCGCGATATTAAACCTTTTTTTGTCGCTGATGCGCTGGCGGATTTTAGCCGCGAGGATCATCTGATGGCGTTAAAATGTGTCGCCAGTTGTTCCGGGCGGGTGGTAATGACGGAAACGTTGTTATCGGCGTTACCTGCCTCAAAGCAGGCATTGCGGGCGCTGATCCTGCCATTACTCGATGAGTCTGAGCAACCGATGGATGATGAGAATCTGATCGATTACGGTCTGGATTCCGTACGCATGATGACTCTGGCCGCCCGCTGGCGTAAAGTGCATAGCGATATCGATTTTGTCATGCTGGCGAAAAACCCGACCCTTGACGCCTGGTGGGCGCTGCTCTCCCGCGAGGTCAATCATGGCTGA
- the entC gene encoding isochorismate synthase EntC yields MERSRIGDQQGENSARAAEHFVFMSPYRSFRTSGCFSRFSCPAIGAQQRDSAFQQQMAAAFAQAKAAGIAQPLLVGAIPFDPQQPSELFIPQNWQNMARDTALPAACATVPCALLSVIQRQEIPAEEEFMTMVARAAHLTTTDVVDKVVLSRLIDITLQEPVDSELLFARLNAQNPASFNFHLPLADGDVLLGASPELLLRKEGDQFWSLPLAGSIRRQPDAAQDRAAGNQLLASAKDRHEHQLVIAAMKRLLTPRCRQLSLPEAPQLISTPTLWHLATSITGHAQPQENVMSLACLLHPTPALSGFPHLAAKQIIAELEPFERQLFGGIVGWCDEEGNGEWVVTIRCARLHQRTLRLFAGAGIVPASSPEGEWRETGVKLTTMLNVFGLK; encoded by the coding sequence ATGGAAAGATCCCGCATCGGTGATCAACAGGGAGAAAACAGTGCGCGGGCAGCCGAACATTTTGTCTTTATGTCACCGTACCGCAGTTTTCGCACCTCAGGCTGTTTTAGCCGTTTTAGCTGTCCGGCGATCGGCGCGCAACAGCGTGACAGCGCGTTTCAGCAGCAGATGGCCGCCGCTTTTGCGCAGGCGAAAGCCGCCGGGATCGCGCAGCCATTGCTGGTAGGGGCGATTCCGTTTGATCCACAGCAACCGTCTGAATTATTTATCCCCCAGAATTGGCAAAACATGGCGCGCGATACGGCTCTCCCCGCCGCTTGTGCGACGGTGCCTTGTGCACTGCTATCTGTTATCCAGCGTCAGGAGATTCCCGCTGAGGAGGAATTTATGACGATGGTCGCGCGTGCCGCCCACCTGACGACGACGGATGTTGTAGACAAGGTAGTTTTGTCGCGGCTGATTGATATCACACTCCAGGAGCCGGTGGATAGCGAACTGCTGTTTGCGCGACTGAACGCGCAAAACCCGGCTAGCTTTAATTTTCACCTGCCGCTGGCGGATGGCGATGTGCTACTCGGTGCCAGCCCGGAATTGTTATTGCGTAAAGAGGGCGATCAGTTCTGGTCGCTGCCGCTGGCGGGATCGATTCGCCGTCAGCCGGATGCGGCGCAGGATCGAGCGGCGGGCAACCAGTTACTGGCTTCGGCGAAAGATCGCCATGAACACCAGTTGGTGATCGCGGCGATGAAAAGGTTGCTGACCCCGCGTTGTCGTCAATTATCGCTGCCAGAAGCGCCACAACTGATTAGCACGCCGACACTGTGGCATCTGGCAACATCCATTACCGGTCATGCGCAGCCGCAGGAGAATGTCATGTCTCTGGCTTGCCTGCTCCATCCCACCCCGGCCCTGAGCGGTTTTCCACACCTGGCGGCGAAACAGATAATCGCCGAGCTGGAGCCGTTTGAGCGTCAGCTTTTTGGCGGTATCGTGGGCTGGTGTGATGAGGAGGGCAATGGCGAGTGGGTCGTGACCATCCGCTGTGCTCGTCTGCATCAGCGTACCCTGCGTCTGTTTGCTGGAGCGGGTATTGTTCCCGCCTCTTCTCCCGAAGGGGAGTGGCGGGAAACCGGCGTCAAATTGACCACCATGCTAAACGTATTTGGTTTGAAGTGA
- the entS gene encoding enterobactin transporter EntS, giving the protein MKKQLWLLNFSLLRTHPAFRDVFIARFVSILSLGLLGVALPVQIQELTHSTWLVGLSVTLAASAMFIGLLIGGVLADRYNRKYLILLARGTCGVGFAGLCLNALVPEPSLIVIYLLGIWDGFFAALGVTALLAATPALVGRENLMQAGAITMLTVRLGAVISPLVGGLLLASGSVAWNYGLTTAGTVLTTLTLLRLPSLPPPPSRELPLKSLLAGVKFFCSSPLVGGITVLGSLLTMAGAVRVLYPALAEGWQMSAAQIGLLYAAIPLGASAGALTSGWLTHIARPGRLMLFSAIAAFLLIALSGLMPGWQLVTLCLALSGWLNAIASLLQYTLIQRQTPEALLGRINGLWTAQNVTGDAIGAALLGALGVWLTPATAAGVSGGGLVLLAVLLTVVLREVRRFRYPASQQPDSTG; this is encoded by the coding sequence ATGAAAAAACAATTATGGCTTCTGAACTTCAGTTTGCTCAGAACGCATCCGGCGTTTCGTGACGTTTTTATCGCGCGTTTTGTCTCTATTTTATCGCTGGGGCTGCTGGGGGTGGCGCTGCCGGTACAGATTCAGGAGCTGACCCACTCCACCTGGCTGGTTGGGCTTTCGGTAACCCTGGCAGCGAGCGCGATGTTTATCGGGCTATTGATCGGTGGTGTGCTGGCGGATCGTTATAATCGTAAATATCTGATCCTGCTGGCGCGTGGCACCTGTGGTGTCGGTTTTGCTGGTTTATGCCTCAATGCGCTGGTGCCTGAACCGTCGTTAATCGTGATTTATCTGTTAGGTATCTGGGACGGTTTCTTTGCTGCGCTGGGAGTGACCGCCTTGCTGGCGGCCACCCCGGCGCTGGTCGGACGGGAAAATCTGATGCAGGCGGGAGCGATCACCATGCTGACCGTACGCCTGGGCGCGGTAATTTCTCCGCTGGTGGGTGGCCTGTTACTGGCCAGCGGGAGTGTCGCCTGGAACTATGGCCTGACCACCGCAGGAACTGTTCTGACGACGCTGACGCTGTTACGCTTACCCTCACTGCCGCCACCGCCGTCACGGGAGCTGCCGTTAAAGTCGTTGCTGGCCGGTGTCAAATTCTTCTGTAGCAGTCCGCTGGTTGGTGGCATAACCGTGCTGGGTAGCCTGTTGACGATGGCCGGTGCGGTGCGGGTACTTTATCCAGCGCTGGCGGAGGGCTGGCAGATGTCGGCGGCACAAATTGGTCTGTTGTACGCGGCGATCCCGCTGGGGGCATCCGCTGGCGCTCTGACCAGTGGCTGGCTGACCCACATCGCACGTCCTGGCCGCCTAATGTTATTCAGCGCGATCGCGGCTTTTTTGCTGATTGCGCTGTCGGGTCTGATGCCCGGCTGGCAGCTGGTAACATTGTGTCTGGCGCTGTCTGGCTGGCTGAATGCCATCGCTTCACTGCTGCAATATACCCTGATTCAGCGTCAGACACCGGAGGCGCTACTGGGCCGGATTAATGGCTTATGGACGGCACAGAATGTCACCGGCGATGCGATTGGCGCAGCATTACTGGGTGCCCTGGGGGTGTGGCTGACGCCAGCAACCGCAGCGGGGGTCAGTGGCGGGGGACTGGTGCTGCTGGCGGTGTTACTGACGGTTGTCCTGCGCGAAGTGCGCCGTTTCCGCTATCCCGCTAGCCAGCAACCTGATAGCACTGGCTGA
- the fepD gene encoding Fe(3+)-siderophore ABC transporter permease — MSFSAARFRTVVIPGLLFLLMIAIALSLLVGAKALPPSVVTDILFTPCHSADCKIILNARLPRTVAGLLAGAALGVAGSLMQTLTRNPLADPGLLGVNAGASFAIVLAATFLNINSPQQQVWIAFAGALSASLLVAFTGSQGGGQLSPVRLTLAGVALAAVLEGLSSGIALLHPEVYDTLRFWQAGSLDIRDLHIVKLILAPVLLATGVTLLLSRALNNLSLGNDTATALGSQVARTQLIGLLAVTLLCGSATAAIGPVAFIGLIMPHLARMLAGADHRRILPVVLLASPTLLLLADVLGRLLVPGELRVSIVSAFIGAPFLIWLVRRPSRGGAV; from the coding sequence CTGTCGTTTTCCGCCGCCCGGTTTCGCACTGTTGTGATCCCAGGGCTTTTATTCCTCTTGATGATAGCCATCGCACTCAGCCTGCTGGTGGGGGCGAAAGCGCTGCCTCCGTCTGTTGTCACCGATATCCTGTTCACCCCCTGTCACAGCGCGGATTGCAAAATTATCCTCAATGCCCGACTGCCGAGAACTGTGGCGGGATTACTGGCCGGAGCGGCACTGGGCGTCGCCGGATCACTGATGCAAACCCTGACCCGCAATCCACTCGCTGACCCCGGTCTGCTCGGAGTCAACGCTGGTGCCAGCTTCGCTATCGTGCTCGCTGCGACCTTTCTGAATATTAATTCGCCCCAGCAACAGGTCTGGATCGCCTTTGCCGGTGCCCTCTCAGCTTCACTGCTGGTAGCCTTTACCGGTAGCCAGGGAGGGGGGCAACTGAGCCCGGTGCGTCTGACGCTGGCGGGGGTCGCGCTGGCGGCGGTGCTGGAAGGACTCTCCAGCGGGATCGCACTGCTCCATCCCGAAGTCTATGACACCCTGCGTTTCTGGCAGGCGGGATCGCTGGATATCCGCGATCTGCACATTGTAAAACTGATCCTCGCTCCTGTGCTGCTGGCCACTGGCGTCACCCTGCTGCTCAGTCGGGCGCTGAATAACCTCAGTCTCGGTAACGATACCGCCACCGCGCTCGGTAGCCAGGTGGCACGCACCCAGCTTATCGGTCTGCTGGCGGTAACCTTACTCTGTGGCAGTGCCACCGCCGCCATCGGCCCGGTTGCCTTTATCGGCCTAATCATGCCTCATCTGGCGCGGATGCTGGCTGGCGCTGACCATCGCCGGATCTTACCGGTGGTCTTACTGGCCTCCCCCACCTTACTGTTACTGGCCGATGTGCTGGGCCGTCTACTGGTGCCGGGTGAGCTGCGGGTATCGATAGTCAGTGCTTTTATCGGCGCCCCCTTTTTAATCTGGCTGGTTCGTCGCCCTTCGCGCGGAGGTGCTGTATGA
- a CDS encoding (2,3-dihydroxybenzoyl)adenylate synthase, with the protein MIAFNRWPENFAARYREKGYWQDKPLSELLTRHADSDAVALIEGDKHYSYRQFNRLVDNLAASLQRMGLQRGETALVQLGNVAEFYITFFALLRAGIVPVNALFSHQQSELHAYAAQIEPVLLVADRDHRLFADDHFLADFRQQHATIRHVLLRHDNGKDDLQAAMTQPAEGFVATPTPADEVAFFQLSGGSTGTPKLIPRTHNDYEYSIRRSNEICALSADTRYLNALPAAHNYAMSSPGSLGVFRAGGQVILASDPSATECFPLIARHQITMAALVPPAVSLWLQALQEGDDHHQLRSLQLLQVGGARLSATLASRILTEIGCQLQQVFGMAEGLVNYTRLDDTPERIIHTQGRPMSPDDEVWVADEAGNRLPCGVTGRLMTRGPYTFRGYYRSPQHNATAFDADGFYCSGDLVSIDEAGYITVQGREKDQINRGGEKIAAEEVENLLLRHPAVIQAAVVSMADALLGEKSCVYLVVSAPLRAVAVRRFLREQGVAEFKLPDRVECVDALPLTAVGKVDKKQLRQWLAVRDLS; encoded by the coding sequence ATGATTGCATTTAACCGCTGGCCAGAGAATTTTGCTGCCCGCTACCGGGAGAAGGGATACTGGCAGGACAAACCCCTGAGCGAGCTGCTGACTCGTCATGCTGACAGCGATGCCGTGGCCCTCATTGAGGGGGATAAACACTATAGCTATCGTCAGTTCAATCGTCTGGTGGATAATCTGGCGGCATCGTTGCAGCGGATGGGGCTGCAACGTGGCGAGACTGCGCTGGTACAACTGGGCAATGTCGCTGAATTTTATATCACCTTTTTTGCCCTGCTGCGGGCGGGGATCGTGCCGGTCAATGCGTTATTCAGCCATCAACAGAGTGAGTTGCATGCTTATGCCGCGCAGATCGAGCCGGTATTGCTGGTGGCGGATCGGGATCATCGCCTGTTTGCCGATGATCATTTTCTGGCTGATTTTCGCCAGCAACATGCGACTATCCGCCATGTGCTGCTGCGTCATGATAACGGAAAAGACGATTTGCAGGCGGCGATGACACAACCCGCTGAGGGGTTTGTCGCCACGCCAACCCCCGCGGATGAAGTGGCCTTTTTTCAGCTTTCTGGCGGCAGTACCGGCACGCCTAAGCTGATCCCGCGTACCCATAATGACTATGAATACAGTATCCGCCGCAGTAATGAAATTTGCGCGCTCAGTGCTGATACCCGTTATCTCAATGCGCTGCCTGCCGCCCATAACTATGCGATGAGTTCGCCGGGTTCGCTGGGGGTGTTCCGCGCTGGAGGTCAGGTGATCCTCGCCAGCGATCCCAGTGCGACGGAGTGCTTTCCGCTGATTGCCCGCCATCAGATCACCATGGCTGCGCTGGTGCCACCGGCCGTCAGTCTGTGGCTGCAGGCGCTCCAGGAGGGGGACGATCATCATCAGTTACGATCATTACAGCTATTACAGGTCGGCGGCGCGCGCCTGTCTGCGACCCTGGCCAGCCGTATTCTCACTGAGATAGGTTGTCAGCTGCAGCAGGTATTTGGCATGGCAGAAGGGCTGGTGAATTACACCCGTCTTGATGACACGCCAGAGCGGATCATCCATACCCAGGGGCGCCCGATGTCGCCGGATGATGAAGTATGGGTGGCCGATGAGGCGGGCAACCGCTTGCCCTGTGGCGTCACGGGCCGCCTGATGACCCGTGGGCCTTATACTTTCCGGGGCTATTATCGCAGTCCCCAGCACAATGCGACGGCGTTCGATGCCGACGGTTTCTACTGTTCTGGTGATCTGGTCTCCATTGATGAAGCGGGCTACATCACCGTGCAGGGACGCGAGAAAGATCAGATTAATCGTGGTGGTGAGAAGATCGCTGCCGAAGAGGTGGAGAATCTGTTGTTGCGTCACCCGGCGGTGATCCAGGCGGCGGTAGTCAGTATGGCTGACGCGCTGCTGGGCGAGAAGAGCTGTGTTTATCTGGTGGTCAGCGCGCCGCTGCGTGCGGTAGCGGTACGCCGTTTTCTGCGTGAGCAGGGGGTGGCGGAATTTAAGTTACCGGATCGTGTCGAGTGTGTTGATGCGCTGCCGCTGACAGCGGTAGGAAAAGTCGACAAGAAACAGCTACGTCAGTGGCTGGCTGTGCGTGATCTATCATAA
- the entH gene encoding proofreading thioesterase EntH, whose protein sequence is MIWKRQLSLAELNASSANTLVAHLGIVYTRLEAGLLVAEMPVDARTHQPFGLLHGGASAALAETLGSMAGWLMTEEGQSVVGCELNATHHRPVTSGKVRGECRPLHLGRRLQSWEIVILDAHDRRCCTCRLGTMIPG, encoded by the coding sequence ATGATCTGGAAACGACAACTGAGCCTGGCGGAACTTAACGCCAGCAGCGCGAACACCCTGGTCGCCCACCTCGGTATTGTTTACACCCGGCTGGAAGCGGGGTTGCTGGTGGCCGAAATGCCGGTGGATGCGCGCACCCATCAGCCCTTTGGTTTACTGCATGGTGGCGCGTCGGCGGCGCTGGCGGAAACCCTCGGTTCAATGGCCGGCTGGCTGATGACCGAAGAGGGGCAGAGCGTGGTAGGCTGCGAGTTAAACGCGACCCACCATCGCCCGGTGACCAGTGGTAAGGTGCGCGGGGAGTGCCGTCCCCTGCATCTGGGACGGCGGCTCCAGAGCTGGGAGATAGTGATCCTCGATGCCCACGATCGTCGTTGCTGTACCTGTCGGCTGGGAACGATGATACCGGGTTAA
- the fepB gene encoding Fe2+-enterobactin ABC transporter substrate-binding protein, whose product MKLSVFYRYLLLICGVLFCPLTFAADWPRQVTDSRGTHTLNHAPQRIVSTSVTLTGSLLAIDAPVIASGATTPRNRVADDQGFLRQWGAVARERQLTRLYIGEPSAEAVAAQMPDLILISATGGDSALALYDQLATIAPTLIINYDDKSWQALLEQLGQITGHEQQAAARIAQFNQQLAILKKQIKQPPQPVSALVYTAASHSANLWTADSAHGKLLAQLGFTLATLPDGLQPNLRQGKRHDIVQLAGENLAAGLNGESLFLFAADDQDAQAIYANPLLAHLPAVKNQRVYPLGTETFRLDYYSAMLILQRLATRFG is encoded by the coding sequence GTGAAACTCTCTGTTTTTTATCGCTATCTCCTGCTGATCTGTGGCGTGCTATTTTGTCCACTGACGTTCGCGGCCGACTGGCCACGCCAGGTCACTGACAGCCGTGGTACACATACTCTCAATCATGCGCCCCAGCGTATCGTCTCGACCAGCGTCACCCTGACCGGATCATTACTGGCCATTGATGCGCCGGTGATCGCCAGTGGTGCCACCACACCACGCAATCGCGTCGCTGACGATCAGGGGTTCCTGCGGCAATGGGGGGCGGTGGCCAGAGAACGTCAGCTGACACGTCTGTATATTGGTGAGCCCAGCGCGGAGGCTGTCGCCGCACAGATGCCTGATCTGATCCTGATCAGCGCCACCGGCGGTGATTCGGCACTGGCGCTGTATGATCAGCTTGCCACTATCGCACCTACCCTGATCATTAACTACGACGATAAAAGCTGGCAGGCGCTACTGGAACAACTGGGGCAGATCACCGGCCATGAGCAACAGGCGGCAGCACGTATTGCGCAATTTAATCAGCAACTGGCGATCCTGAAAAAGCAGATCAAACAGCCGCCTCAACCGGTTAGCGCCCTGGTCTATACCGCCGCTTCGCACAGCGCCAATCTGTGGACGGCTGACTCCGCCCACGGCAAACTGCTTGCACAGCTTGGTTTTACCCTCGCCACCCTGCCTGACGGACTTCAGCCCAACCTGCGTCAGGGCAAACGTCATGATATCGTACAACTGGCGGGAGAAAATCTGGCGGCCGGGCTCAACGGAGAAAGCCTGTTTCTGTTCGCCGCCGATGACCAGGATGCCCAGGCCATTTATGCCAATCCGTTACTGGCACATCTGCCCGCGGTTAAAAATCAGCGTGTTTATCCGCTGGGCACCGAAACGTTCCGTCTCGACTACTACAGTGCGATGCTGATCCTGCAGCGTCTCGCCACACGTTTTGGTTAA
- a CDS encoding LysR family transcriptional regulator: MVNLYNLKKFDLNLLIIFECIYQHLSISKAAEILFITPSAVSQSLKRLRCQLNDPLFIRSGNGVTPTQAGIHLHYQLENCLTHLEQVIKTPPSPELTKHIIIYTPLLGMPAEFLQFIRPPGQASSVQIEHHDLPLSAGVVDSLLTYHKADLILSLSPCSKPQVFCHPFREIKMVLVCRKDHPRAEKMTSLAAISEEGFTHYLTTEPAIKAFQLQVRKLLPQLSITFRSDSYLTILNMIHQIDVVSAIPEAIFQHPFFRDSLQLLPVVIPSMKLYLICHHEKMSQPFFTSLFETINFTPE, translated from the coding sequence ATGGTAAATCTGTACAACCTGAAAAAATTTGATCTTAATTTATTAATTATTTTTGAATGTATTTACCAGCATTTGAGTATCAGCAAAGCAGCCGAGATCCTGTTTATCACCCCTTCTGCCGTCAGCCAGTCGTTAAAACGTCTGCGTTGTCAGCTTAATGATCCGCTGTTTATCCGCTCAGGAAATGGTGTTACGCCAACCCAGGCGGGTATCCATCTGCATTATCAGCTGGAAAATTGCCTGACTCATCTCGAACAGGTGATAAAAACGCCCCCTTCTCCTGAATTAACCAAACACATCATTATTTACACCCCGCTTTTAGGGATGCCTGCTGAGTTTCTGCAATTTATTCGTCCTCCCGGGCAGGCCTCCAGCGTGCAAATAGAACATCATGATCTTCCGCTCAGTGCCGGTGTGGTGGATAGCTTACTCACTTATCATAAAGCGGATCTGATTTTAAGCCTCTCCCCCTGTAGCAAACCACAAGTGTTTTGCCATCCTTTTCGGGAGATTAAAATGGTACTGGTCTGCCGCAAAGACCATCCACGGGCAGAAAAAATGACGTCGCTGGCCGCCATCAGCGAGGAGGGTTTTACCCATTACCTCACGACAGAGCCAGCGATCAAAGCGTTCCAGCTACAGGTAAGAAAACTGCTGCCGCAACTGAGCATTACTTTTCGCAGCGATTCCTACTTGACGATCCTGAATATGATCCACCAGATTGATGTCGTCAGCGCAATCCCGGAAGCTATTTTTCAGCATCCCTTTTTCCGCGATAGTCTGCAATTACTGCCGGTTGTCATCCCATCGATGAAGCTTTATCTCATTTGTCATCATGAAAAAATGAGCCAGCCGTTCTTCACCTCACTATTTGAAACCATCAACTTTACACCTGAGTGA
- the fepG gene encoding iron-enterobactin ABC transporter permease: MTTPPRRLVISCLGLLSGGLLISLWGLSSGVLSLPVGQTISALLGQGPENIVMVITQWRLPRVVMALVIGAALGVSGAIFQSLLRNPLGSPDVIGFNVGAWSGVLVAMVLYGQNLTAITLAAMCGGLLTTLVVWLLAWRNGIETFHLIIIGIGMRAMLMAFNTWLLLYASLETALSAGLWYAGSLNGLTWSKIWPAAPLIPLVLCGAALLARRMQLLEMGDDTACALGVPVERSRLLLLLIAVILTALSTSLAGPISFVALAAPHIARRLSGTARWGLTQAALCGALLLALADGCAQRLFVPYQLPAGVVTVSIGGIYLIGLLIQESRKK, from the coding sequence ATGACAACACCGCCCCGTCGTCTGGTGATCAGCTGTCTCGGCCTGCTGAGCGGCGGGCTGCTGATTTCCCTGTGGGGGCTGAGCAGTGGTGTGCTGTCATTGCCTGTCGGGCAGACGATTTCCGCGCTGCTGGGTCAGGGGCCTGAAAATATCGTTATGGTCATCACGCAATGGCGATTACCCCGGGTTGTGATGGCACTGGTTATCGGTGCCGCGCTGGGGGTCAGTGGCGCGATTTTTCAGTCATTGCTGCGTAATCCACTCGGTAGCCCGGATGTAATTGGTTTCAATGTCGGTGCCTGGAGTGGGGTGCTGGTCGCGATGGTGCTCTATGGTCAGAACCTGACCGCCATTACCCTCGCAGCGATGTGCGGTGGTTTGCTGACCACGCTGGTGGTCTGGTTACTGGCATGGCGTAATGGCATCGAGACATTTCATCTGATTATTATTGGTATCGGAATGCGGGCGATGCTGATGGCTTTCAATACCTGGCTGTTACTGTATGCTTCGCTGGAAACCGCGCTCTCCGCCGGGCTGTGGTATGCGGGTTCGCTCAACGGCCTGACGTGGAGTAAAATCTGGCCAGCCGCGCCGCTAATCCCGCTGGTACTGTGCGGTGCGGCGCTGCTGGCACGCCGTATGCAACTCCTGGAGATGGGCGACGATACCGCCTGTGCGCTGGGCGTGCCGGTAGAGCGTTCGCGTCTGCTGTTGCTGCTGATCGCAGTGATATTAACCGCCCTTAGCACCTCGCTGGCCGGGCCCATCTCGTTTGTCGCGCTGGCCGCTCCTCATATTGCTCGCCGATTGAGCGGCACCGCCCGCTGGGGATTAACCCAGGCCGCGCTCTGTGGCGCACTGCTGCTGGCGCTGGCGGATGGCTGTGCGCAGCGGCTGTTTGTCCCTTACCAGCTTCCTGCAGGAGTGGTGACGGTCAGCATCGGCGGAATTTATCTTATCGGGTTACTCATTCAGGAGTCGCGCAAAAAATGA